The nucleotide sequence CGAGAATTGGGGGTTAGATAGTCCTTGGTTAGCATTGCaccaaattccaaacaaaacaccGAAACAAACTTTAGCCACTTGGAAAGCTAATAAGTTCCAATGATGTTGAAATTTTACCCGtcatttattgtaataaactCAAATGATACAATATGCTGATATAACGTATAGCTACAATAACAGTGCTTACATTTTTGCAGGATTTATATGGCAAAAGTATCCCGTTTTGTGTTTGACTGAAACGAATTACCTGTACTGTTAAATAAGCTTAAACacattactattaattatttctatactCCACAATCTTCCTGGTGAGTTAAACATTATATCTTTACTAGCAAGCAGAATATaccaaggtttgtttgttttaaagcaaagctacattggactatctTTTGTGTCAACCACGAGGAATCAAACATCAGTATTTAActttataagtccgtagacttaatGCTGTTCCAGCAGGGAACATATATCAAGGACGTGGATGATTTGAAGACATTTATTAGTTAATCTGACATCTCTAATTTATAACAATACAATCAGTTATGGTCAGTTTTAAAATGACTTCCTTGTCAAACAAAACTTCAGGGTACAGATCAACAGAAGTATTTTTCCATGGCCATCTTCATGTAATACGATTTATAAAAGGGATCAGATTGTCCTGCTAAATGAGTTAGTAAGAAATGTTTTATCTCTTAGATCTTGTCTGTGTTTTAGAATGtcagacaaatatttagttttttaaaaaaagagcgAAAATAACCACCTACTGGTGCGTTCACGTTTTACATCATAAGCTATTTAGGTAACACTGATATAAACTTACATTAATGAGCACTAAACTTAACCAGTTTTCACATGTGGGCACTAAAGTATGTGAATAAGTAAATTATGCCCACATCCTTCAtctttataatactttttatgtgcatatttttatttgtttttagttaatagTAAGTtggcaaacaacaatttataaccacaataaagtgatttaatttagaggaaatatgttacattttctacacaacattGCTTCATTTTTTTCAACTCAAAACTACACCATCCAATGGGTTTTCTATCCTGTGACCACCACAAGCTTTAGTtctcctcggtgggttcagcagatcgcccaatgtggctttgcctttgctataagaaaacacacacacccaccatcacaagtatcgaaacagCTTTTAGCGTTATAGGCCTTTTTACTTATCGCTGAGAGTCTGGGGCCTATAAAAACGTATAACAGCCCGTAATAGTAAATAATGATGCTTTTGTTTACCTCTATTTGTGATCCAATAtaagtaatattgtttttttctgattatttCTTGTATGAAATGCGTCACTCATAACATGCTTTTCATTAAAGAATTCCGTTAACATCAACTTGTTTAAGTAAAGCTATGTTcaaactaatttatataaaattttatttataaagtcaaTTCTTACATTTAGGAAgttaattataaagataattgCTGTAAACTCTTTTACTGACGTcactttaacataaaattatattttctgtttctctCGTCAACAATACAAGGAACCTTATGGAACAGGGCCTATGGTTATCTTGCTTGAAATATGGGGAAAtgtaaaaagatttattttaatacattcactttttgttgttttgcTTAGAAATAAATCTTTTAATACATACtgatttttattcttctttgttagtttttacccataatttaagaagttttatagACTAACGTAATTTTGCTTGCGCTATCAGACGTAGGATCTTGAAGAAACACTACACTTGCTAGTAGTATTTCCTGCTGGTTCTGTATGGCTAGTTAACGTATCAGTGTTTATTTGCAGAAATCTTCATCAGCGGATAAAATGTGAATTGATAAAGTGTAATCAGTAAAGCTGTAACGAAACAACACGTATAACcaaaaatagttaattataatCTTTAGTGTTAAATAATAAGGGAGAACATTAAGCTTTACTTTCCATCATTGTTTTAAGACATGGGGGCCAGGAATTACCATTGTAATGTACTCCATAATTTTGTACCATCTTTTGTGCTCACTTAAATGTTTTATGGGCATATAAACAGCTAGAATATGTGATTACATTCAAATTAGTTGTCAGCTTTCCTTCGTGTAttaggttttggtttggtttgaatttcgtgcaaagctacacgagggctacctgcgctagctgttcctaatttagcagaacaagactagagaaaaggcagctaattaccaccacccaccgccaactcttgggatactcttttaccaacaaatagtgggactgaccgtcatattataacgcacccacggctaagaggggcgcatgtttggtgtgacggggattcgaacccgcgaattgcgagtccagtgcctttaccacctggccatgccgggcctgtgtatTAGGTATTTTTCTATATGTAAAAACAGATCtcacttttttaactttttttttgtaatgtttcatcTAGCGTTAACGATACAATTTGATTTTGTACCAGAGGGCaattactgtatataataatgtaaaggTTTAAACGATTCTTTCGCTTAACATACTTtatgagaaataatatatattttacatacttcataagaaataatatatgttaattatatattattttttataaagtatgttattcGAACATAGTATTGCATTGACTTTTAGTCCATAGAGTTACGGACATTCTCATGGTTTTAAGAATGCTGTCAGTTTATTATTAGAAACTATAATGACGAGAGTTCCTGCATGTACAGCGGCTTGTAATAAATTTCAAtgttaaatatacagtagttCCTATCTATTTTCGACGCTCTCGGGGAACTGCTTTCATGAGAAAGAATAATGTCGTAACCTTTTACTTTCTTGCCAATAAAGGCTATGAAAGATAAGTATTTAGTttccaaaatataaatttgtaaggAAGAAGATGTTAACCTATTCAGATTTACACATGAAGTTACCATTTGCTTAAAACGTAATTGAAAATACTCAGATCATTTTGAAAAAGAACTCAAATAATGGGTTTTCGACAGGAATGGTATTAATACGCTTCAACTTGGCTcctgaattataattataactacatttgAAGAAGTTGGTGTTAAAAATTGTGCTTATCAGGAGATTTCCAATTATCTTATTCTCTACTAGTTTAGCATAAAAGATAATATATTCATGTATCACTCGCTACTTCAATGCTCATGTTTCGTTGtcagaaaaaaatgttcattaactAGTGACTTGACGTTAGTAATTACGGTTCAAGTTTTGCTATAGTATTGTGGAAAAATGGATGTATCTGCTCATAGTATTTACCCCTAATGACTAACAGGAATTAGGGTTAGATGATGAATTATCAGGTTATTTAGTTAACACAAGGTTACTgaatgtggtttgtttgtttagaatttcgcacaaagctactcaaaggctatctgcgctagccgttcctaatttagcagtgtaaggctagagagaaggcacccaccgccaactcttgggctactctttcaccaacgaatagtgggattgaccgtcacattataacgcccccacagctaaaagggcgagcatgtttggtgcgacccgtgaccctcggattacgagtcgaacgccctaacccacctggccatgccgggtttatTGAATGTGGAGGCATAAAAGTACAAGTTGTTAGTGAGTGTAACATTATCTCTATTTTTTCCTGTCATCTTATGAGAACCTATTTTGCACTACTTAAATAATTTCTCTAATCCTAGTTTCTAGTGACATATAGCGTATGCTCTGTCTGTTGATacttataaacttataaacttaTACGAACTTATAAACAATAAGTAAGAAcgttgaaatgtttatttatttatttttagaagttaTCTTTTATACAATCATATTGCATCGGGTGACAATAACCCGAAAAATAGCACAAGTATCACAATTCTGAACTTAATAGGATGGTTAAAAACCAATTATTTAAGTGACTCAATGAACGGATAAAACGTCTTCAATATCAGAGGAGCTCGCTCAACATATATACTTTTCGTCTTATATGTGCGTTTGGAGTTTGACCTATACGATACTTTTGTCATCCCTGTAAAAacaaattcagtttattttttaaaaacaactgaaatatggTATGTACTCTACTAAATTAAGTTTGAAACTGAAttgcaaaaacattaaaaacctaAATGAGGTGCAACAGTTGTATGTAACGAAACTTTCATCTGTAGCcccccagtgtctcagcggtatgtctgtggacttacaatgctaaaaaccgggtttcgatacccgtggtgggcagaacacagatagcccattgaatagttttgtgcttagttcaaaacaacaacaacaattcatctgcaaaaaaatatttaattcctaATTCTGTtatctgaaaaattaaaataatcataacTCTGTCTGGATTAAGCtcaaacatgtaaaatattaataattttagttctAAACCTCTAAAGAACAGTATAAAATTCTAGTAAAACatggttaaaaatattgttattgtattgttaaaaGGCCCCTCAGCGACACAACGGAAtgtttgcagactcacaccgctagaaaccgggtttccatactcgtggtgagcagacaatagatagctcattatgtactttgtgcttaatttcaaactatCAATGTATCGTTAAAACACTATGTAAGAAAAACAGAACTGTGTAATATTGCTGAGTGTGATTcgtgaaaattacttttcatgtcGAATAGGCAACATACCAAAACAAAAATGCATGAGAGAAACATTGCTTAATAAACCTTGAGACACagtaaacaaaaaccaatattttggGTATAGCCtagtaatgtttactgataatatgccaaattttgtgaacaaGTACTTACAAAATTAAAGGTAATAGCATAGAAACCATAACAAGCACAACATGGTTACAAGGTTAGTCCCAGGGACGAACCTGTGCTGAAGTTCAGAGAATGAAGAcgtgatttgtttttctttgcatgCCATTTAGTTCAGTTTAAttcattacatataacataactatttctttaaaaatccGTGTAGTTTCACACCTTTTTCATCGTCACCTACTCCACTTTTTTATCttccattaaaatttcacatCAACAACATATGCTACCCCATAtttctagtttataaataaatatattaaaggttGTTGTTTgggattaagcacaaagttacacagtgggctatctgtgatgtgtccaccacgggtatcgcagcccccttctagcgttgtaagtccgcagacatagcgctgtgtTATTAGGGGGCACGGAATAAAAAGGTGTTTGTTTTCCGTATATCTTCTATATATAGATGCGAacagaaatacattgaacagacaattttattttgttataactatAATGTAGATACAAATCAGAAGCTCACACTTAACTAGTgttgtcatttattattattttgtaatataatgcTGTTAGTTTTATTCCATTTCTAAAGTTGagtttttgatatatttgtttaataggTACGAAAACTTACGGTGACCACTTGGGTGCTTTCAGGAATAATTAGTCTCCCTAGTATTTTAATTTTCCGCCAGATGGAACACAACGGAAAAATACTCTGCCGCAACATTTTGTACGACTGGCCTCTTACCTACTTGCGTTTATGCTTGACTGCTGCAGTGCTTCTGGTGTATGTTGGACCTTTACTTTTAGTTATTGTCTGTAACATTCAAGTATTCTTAAAAATTGGCAGAGCGGTTCACCTGAGTAGCAGCGAagaaaatgaagaagaaagtcaaataaattgttttgaatcTCGTGCAGGACGAGTACGTAGTTCTTCTTTTCAAGAAGCACAGGTTAAAACCTTAAAACTGACTTTCGCTGTCATAGGGATTTTCCTTGTGTGTGAAGCACCATTCTGTGTGCTGGAATTGTGGCGCGTATATGGGGATCATAATTCTATAGAGGACCCTCAGTACTCTATTTTACCAATCTTAGCTGTCTTAAACTCTTCTATCAATCCCTACGTTTTTCTGTTTCTTCATGCCAACATTTCTTTCCCAAGAAAGGTTACAAGGCGCTCAGCAGTAGCTATTGTGCAGTGGACAGAGTGTCGAAGGGAAGAGAATCTTCGCAAAGGATCTACTCAAATGACACCAGCTGAAGTATGAAGAAAGGTCCCAGGGTCACAAAAGAggatgatattttaaaacatcatcAACCAAAAGACTCGACGCAGATTCAGTCAAGTAAAGAATCAATACAGATACAATGAGAGTTGCAATGAAATATGTATTAACACAAAGAGTGAACAGTGAACTAATACTCAGTAAAAATTTTCCATTATTCAAAGCCTTTATTCTGGGCAGAATCCCGTCATCAGGCATCACTGTAGTACAATGTTATACGACAGgtaaatttagaaatatgtttgtttctgaatttcgcgcatagatacacgagggctatctgcgatagccgtctctaatttaacagagtaagactagaggcaaggcagctagtcatcactacccactgccaactcttgggttactctattactaacggattaaccgttacattgtaacgcccccacggatggaaGGGCGAGCGTGCTTggatgacagggattcgaactcgccatcttaagattacgagtcaagctccttaaccacgtggccatgccaggccatattagAAATTTGATCGTGGGAGTAAGAGACGTGAAACATGGGTATCACATAAGTGCTACACTATTTACAACTTTCGACCGAAAGCTGTTCTTTCATTGAATGAATCTGAAGACAGCTTCGTGTTAGTAAAGTAAGACGAGATTTGAACGAAAACGATATACACTTACAGTTTACTTTGgttttgggttcgaatccccgtcacaccaaacatgctagccatttcagccgtgggggcattttaaagtgacggtcaatcctactattcgttagtaaaagagtagcccaagagttggcggtgagtggtgatgactaactgcttttcctccagtttaacactgctaaattagggacggctagctcagatagtcctcgcgtagctttacgcTAAGTTCAACCCAAACCAAACTTTCGTTTTCGCAACTTAACAAGCGTGTATTTGTTGTAAACGTctttaatttattgaaacaattaagataaataaattctGATTATCTCCAAAATTATTGCTTGTAAAAAAATGGAGTTCATTATTGCTACCAATAGCTTCAAACAAAATCGTTTGATACAATAACAAagttatgtaataacaataaaaatcattAGAAAATTTACAATATCATTAAGATAAAGAGGCACTGAATAGCATAAAGCAGAAGTAATAAGCATCCAACATATACTAATTAAATTTTGATACTTAAATTGGTGTTTATTCAACGTAacgataaatttataaatatatgatatagtATAAGAAAAGGTTTAAAAGCTGGTTTCAAACTCATTGTTTGATAATTATTGCAAAATCAttagtaatttcaaaatttcaaaacaagagTAAGATCATATACACTTTCATTATATTTGCAAGGACAGAGATGTGGTCAGTGAACATTGAGAACAAGACATACGCATAACGTACTGTCATTAATCCGTATATACTTATCGAACAGTTCAAGATTCGATTCATAATATGTTGCCCACTTTCAGCTCTGGGGATGCCATACCTTCTGGTTGGTTAGATATAGCCCATCCTCACTCTTTGCCCCCAGTTGGCTCAGTGGTAGGTGTGCAAACTTATGattctagaaatcgggtttcgaaacCATTTGTGTGAGAGCACACATACATCACTGAATAGATTTGTTCTTAACAGGAATTAAATCTTACCCCTAGTCAACATTTCTAAACTAATGACGGACATGCGTGATGCCCTTGCCCCGGCTCTGTCTAGCTCAAGTTCTATAAAAGGTGTCTTTACTTTGAAAATACCAATGGTAATTATGTCCAGTACATGTGGAAGTTAGGCCGAGTCCTATATTAAGTAGTCGTAACTTGTGtgctacataaaataaatacacaaaaccatgttgatgttgttttttttctactttcatGCTACATCTATACAGAGTGCAAGTTTATGGGTTTCccaaaaaaaagagagaaaaataatttcgTTACATTTAAGCGTTTCATCCAACTCTCAcagatatacatatttttaaccagtattttcaattttgaatataaacaattttgaaaaatcaaaGTATGATTCCAACTCATACAGAATAACATTTACCACTGTAACATGTAGACATGTATCTTTTCTACCTGGTTTTAGTTATATAAGTGCtatttaaatctttaattatttaatttatatgcaGTTTCAGaatcttatttaattaatcaGCTGCAGTAAAGATGTGTTAAGTAAAGGACAAGTCTTCTCCGGGTGTGGTTTGTCAAGGAAAAGCTTTCTACTGAGCAGAGTACTTTTACTTTGACCACAGAATTTCACCATAGACCTTTCTATTTTTGCTAAAATATATATTGCTCTTACTTGAATTCTTAAGTTGAACCAGTTTAAAGTAATGCTTTTAAcgtaaaaaaatagtatttgtgtaCAGAACGGTGTCCTTAATATAAACCACTGAGTTGGAGTTCTTTGATTGTGCTACAATTAATAATCACTAATGTTCAAAGGCAAGATATTAACCAGATTTTGGAAGACATCATGGTCTTGCCAACACTTGTGCTGACATTGGTGGTTCTGTCGAATGCattcaatttcatttatttaaaactagtatAAATACTGTATGTGGTTTGTCACTCAGAGGAAGAACTTATCAAGATAAGATAACCTCCTGGatttcttcaataaatatttttccttatttaTGTAATGCATGGCCTTTCCTCTCAATTAGATGTCTCACAATGTTTACAGAAATACATGAATTGGTTAAGGCCTACATTAGTCAATGCACATGAATTGCTTATCAACAACTCATAGATGTCACTTGATGGCAAGGAGGTGTTATGGCAAGATGAAAAAGGATTGATATACCAGTGTAGATATTAGGTCTGATTATGATACATAACAGCAGCATGGAAGCAGCTTAGATTTTATTCAACCAATCCATACCTCATATTTTGCCAGTTTGGTCCATTGACATACAAATTACATTATACGCGAGGCATACAGAAATACATAAAGTAAATTGATAAGTTGAATCAATACATCAAGGATGAACCTCCATTACATTAGCCCGATCAGGAGGCTGATGTTGAAATGAATAAATTGGAAGAATAGAGGGATGCCATTTCAAATTTTACTATTCAcccaacaagaaaaaaaaaagtttaaagtacTTAACTGACAAATCACATTAGAAAGCAGTGTCATAAGAGGCAAAAAACAGCACCTGCAATCAACTGAGTCATTTATGTCGATCTTTTGGTTGATATGGGTGAGACTAGACCATCATCATGATGTAGGATTCTTGGAATAGTCAATGCAATTTACAGTACTTCAGCAGTTTCCCTAGCTGAAGATGATAGCTAGAAGTCTGAAATTTCAGTTCAAAGCATGTTGTTACTGTTACTCTATAAGTTATCAAATGTTCTTGTAAGTTGTAATTTATGAATGACATTGTATAATTACCACTCAATAATCATGTATTAGAAAAGTCACTGATTATAACATCAATGTTAGTTTTTCAAGTTATCAAGTGATGATCTTATTACAATGTTTACACTACACTGTCTGATTTTCACTTGACATACTGGGGCTGCCTTTGCTTTCCAAAGTATAAGAAATTTGCTAAACGAGATATCCACCACATATTAAATCAAAGTtctttaatttagtttacaaattaGAATGATCATGTGATCGGAAAATCTGTGAACAAAATAGCATTGTGACCCTTGCTTTTCAAGTCACTGAGTGAAGTTTCTGATGTGAAGCTTCatacaacattttgaaataatcacTCCCTTAATCTAGCTGAATCACAAGATTTCTATAAAGCATGTTATCTGTTAGTTTCTAGATTATCTCTAACATATCCGGAAaggtttgtatgtttgtaattaagcacaaagctacactctGCCAACcccgggtattgaaacctggtttatagcgctgcaagtttgcagacataccgctgtgccactggaaggcgtCTGCAAAGGATACAGATTCTACATTCAGTGAGGTAGTTGTGTTTCCCATAAGTGTACATTGTCATACAATAGTATGACTAATAATTATGACCGGCTTGAATTTCAACTAAACAATCTTTGTTCAGACGAAATATGCTAGTGATTATTTATTTCATCAAGCTTCAAATGAGAAGCGAGCTGAATCCAATGGATACTGATAGAAAAACTGTAACCACTGGGGACAGTCTTCATAGGGTTACTTGAGaatgttatcaaaataatttatacagaaaGGAACGACAAGCAGTCTGTGCTAAGTTACTTAAGTATGTAAAATTGTGTaattgtaatatatgtattttataagatatatatTAGAAAACCCACTTCTTCCTTTTTCttccaacatttttttatttataaaacttacatttatttcaataaattacttaataattcAATCCTACAATATGATAACattaagtatttaaaaagttGGCATTCAAAAATGTTTCGATCTTTGATAACACATAAAAGTTTCCAAATCTTTTATGactcaaaataaattttgtacatttttttcattaaaaaaacatcCAATACTCAATACACATTCTATCAATTCTGCTTtcctttaaaaatcacatttttattataaatttatcttGTTGATTTCTATTATTAAGGTATTCTAATGCCATACTCCTATAATAACTGGTTAGGAAGACACTTGAGTGGTGCAAGTAGTGAATGGGAGTATTACATCATCAGCACTAAAGGATGCATTATTAGAAAAGGAGTGACACCATATTATTATATCATGTGCACTAGAATGCACATTGCTGTGAGAAAGGTGACATCATATGAGTATTGCATCATCACCTAAGGAAACAATGATAGGAGGGGTAACACTACATGATTACACCACCAATAGTGTAGTTTTCACTTCTATATGTTAATATTTGAGCAGATACAGTTATTCCACTGATTTCTTTACATATGTTTAATATGACAGTGAAAAAAGAACATGACAAAACATTTgacctttgtatttatttcattagagttatttttatttttataattaatatttgataagACGATTTTCAACTATTCACCCTGAGAAGAGAATTAATTGAAGCTTTTTAATAATCTTCACAAAATGCTAAAATAGTATTCATGAAAGTTGTAAGGtacattaattcaaaatattggaTTATAATTTTACTCTATAATGAATAAAGGATTCATTCATATCACATTTTCAAACTGATATTACTTTCACTTAGTAAAACCCCAATATGCTTTAAATAGAtactataaatacaaatattaaaaacttacacTTCACAAAGACACAAGATGTTTCGAAAGGAAGACAGTGTTATCATATTTTCATAGCAGTGTATACAGATTTCAGATTAGCTTATGTTTATGtagtatttatttgtatattaaattatattatgtgtatt is from Tachypleus tridentatus isolate NWPU-2018 chromosome 2, ASM421037v1, whole genome shotgun sequence and encodes:
- the LOC143235443 gene encoding oxytocin receptor-like — protein: MLANHTISDRNNVSTRASESNQNLHNFRVSSLWVLTVLGLSGSSLMWYWLCYRRRHSTRIVRLFRHLAAADVLVNLCTTCPLLVLEYTGNEWRFGGDIFCRVFMYLMGFSICASNYLIIPIALDRCKVVLRPLSPLWKVRKLTVTTWVLSGIISLPSILIFRQMEHNGKILCRNILYDWPLTYLRLCLTAAVLLVYVGPLLLVIVCNIQVFLKIGRAVHLSSSEENEEESQINCFESRAGRVRSSSFQEAQVKTLKLTFAVIGIFLVCEAPFCVLELWRVYGDHNSIEDPQYSILPILAVLNSSINPYVFLFLHANISFPRKVTRRSAVAIVQWTECRREENLRKGSTQMTPAEV